The proteins below are encoded in one region of Myxococcales bacterium:
- a CDS encoding C-type lectin domain-containing protein → MRGLALALVLGCLGAASGCTSESTNTSAGGNGGSAGSSGGSGGSSTGGNAGSSGGSGSGGVAGSAGVGGGAAGSGGVATGGAAGSGGVAASSGTGGVAGSGGACVGDPVVSEQCTSTTGSGKKYTCCQTGSATSFVSWDAARSSCQAKCLDLVKVGDDATNDALKNLNGNANKWIGLKRTGTNPFQWVDKTPLLGSDYQSWGANEPSAPPGQGCVLINSTLAKNWSDTVCTGDSLIAGTVRGWCCE, encoded by the coding sequence ATGCGTGGATTGGCTCTTGCTCTGGTCTTGGGCTGTCTCGGCGCCGCCTCGGGCTGCACCTCGGAATCGACCAACACCAGTGCCGGGGGCAACGGTGGCAGCGCGGGCTCGAGCGGCGGCAGCGGGGGCTCGAGCACGGGCGGCAACGCTGGCTCCAGTGGGGGCAGCGGAAGCGGCGGAGTTGCCGGCAGCGCCGGCGTCGGCGGCGGGGCCGCGGGCAGCGGCGGAGTCGCGACGGGCGGTGCAGCGGGCAGTGGAGGAGTCGCGGCGAGCAGCGGCACTGGCGGAGTCGCTGGCAGCGGGGGCGCTTGTGTCGGCGACCCCGTCGTCAGCGAACAGTGCACCAGCACGACGGGGTCCGGCAAGAAGTACACCTGTTGCCAGACTGGCTCCGCCACGTCGTTCGTCAGCTGGGACGCCGCACGCTCGAGCTGTCAAGCCAAGTGCCTCGACCTGGTCAAGGTGGGGGACGACGCCACGAACGACGCGCTCAAGAACTTGAACGGCAACGCCAACAAATGGATCGGCCTGAAGCGAACGGGTACCAACCCCTTCCAGTGGGTCGACAAGACTCCCCTGCTCGGGTCCGACTACCAGTCATGGGGGGCGAACGAGCCGTCCGCGCCTCCAGGCCAGGGCTGCGTCCTCATCAACAGTACGCTCGCCAAGAACTGGAGCGATACGGTCTGCACTGGCGACTCTCTCATAGCGGGAACCGTCCGCGGCTGGTGCTGCGAGTAG
- a CDS encoding SRPBCC domain-containing protein, which translates to MSESIHQEIVFDAAPARIFDALMQSELHAAFTGGPADIGVEPGSPFSCHGGMILGRTLELVKDQRIVQAWRVKQWPEGVYSLVKLDLVAEGGKTRLVMDHTGVPADAREHLDAGWHARYWEPLKKYLA; encoded by the coding sequence ATGTCCGAATCGATCCACCAAGAAATCGTCTTCGACGCCGCCCCCGCGCGAATCTTCGACGCACTCATGCAGAGCGAGCTGCATGCGGCCTTCACCGGCGGACCGGCGGACATCGGGGTCGAACCCGGGTCCCCTTTCTCGTGTCACGGCGGCATGATCCTCGGGCGGACGCTGGAGCTGGTGAAGGATCAGCGCATCGTTCAGGCGTGGCGCGTCAAACAGTGGCCCGAGGGTGTGTACTCGCTGGTCAAGCTCGACCTCGTTGCCGAAGGCGGCAAGACTCGCCTGGTGATGGATCACACCGGTGTCCCGGCCGACGCGCGGGAGCACCTCGACGCGGGCTGGCACGCCCGCTACTGGGAGCCGCTGAAGAAGTACCTGGCCTGA
- a CDS encoding molybdopterin-dependent oxidoreductase: protein MRPEESPAAEITPPAVYAGRRDFIKRALAFGGTAAALGTGLTLLSGRGRGESPAPPMKPTNPEWAPTKSDRFGIGDELTAFDSITTYNNFYELGLDKDTPSRLGHLIEPRPWTLRITGEVKKELTLDIDTLVRWFGLEERVYRMRCVEAWSMVIPWLGFPLQKLIQRVKGGGSVGRWVPGSASSISCCG from the coding sequence GTGCGACCCGAGGAGTCCCCTGCCGCCGAGATCACGCCGCCAGCGGTCTACGCGGGCCGCCGCGATTTCATCAAACGCGCCCTGGCGTTTGGCGGCACGGCCGCAGCGCTCGGGACAGGGTTGACGCTGCTGTCGGGCCGCGGCCGCGGGGAGAGCCCGGCGCCACCGATGAAACCGACGAACCCGGAGTGGGCGCCGACCAAGAGCGACCGCTTCGGCATAGGCGACGAGCTGACCGCCTTCGACTCGATCACGACCTACAACAACTTCTACGAGCTCGGCCTCGACAAGGACACACCGAGCCGGCTCGGTCATCTGATCGAACCGCGCCCGTGGACCCTGCGCATCACCGGTGAGGTGAAGAAGGAGCTCACGCTCGACATCGACACCCTCGTGCGCTGGTTTGGTCTCGAGGAGCGCGTCTACCGAATGCGTTGCGTCGAGGCCTGGTCGATGGTGATTCCGTGGCTGGGCTTTCCACTCCAGAAGCTGATCCAGCGCGTCAAGGGGGGGGGGTCTGTAGGGCGCTGGGTCCCGGGCTCGGCATCATCCATTTCCTGCTGCGGGTGA
- a CDS encoding response regulator, which translates to MSDDLQSLKQRIRVLEAQAERTGRDQAMMGPLLEAIPAVVMRIGLDARLEFINRVLPEYVGVPLIGASIYEFAPFSYHEVMRAAFELAIRERRATSFESEAMAPDGTRDWYASTFAPILDGEELVGLVLIATNVTRTRRNEADLKDREARLTLALEAGNVGIWRWDAVSDVVQWDENLCSMFGVLKEAAPRTEAEFMRLISPDQAGRMAAHIKRALESGNYPDFELRVDSPEGTRWMMIKGGAITDDNDRVTALLGGVIDITERRRFERRVTEAQKLEAVGQLAAGVAHNFNNVLTSIVLTLERGRLHGSQEDRALMADALESAFHAAGLVRDLLAFSRGRSAAPVRHEPLVAAVRRAIVLGKRTFDRRITLELTGLDAPSLTRVAVDGSAVEQLLMNLLLNARDAVDGLEAERCHIDVSLRRVAASELPQAPPDATEDFVELRVEDRGVGMNEATRLRCFEPFFTTKEVGKGTGLGLSTAWAAVTALGGFVECESRPGVGTTFSVYLPASAPAESRAAPLADAPEAKGSRHTVLVVDDEPAVRRVCIAVLEQHGFVVIGAASGEEAVQVAATHAVDAVLLDYSMPGMSAEETLRRLRQLRPALPIVSHSGLSVLLEGASSHLAKPATAEGIVDAIRRALDADRP; encoded by the coding sequence ATGAGCGACGATCTCCAATCGCTCAAGCAGCGCATCCGTGTGCTCGAGGCGCAGGCCGAGCGCACGGGGCGAGACCAGGCGATGATGGGGCCGCTGCTCGAGGCGATCCCAGCCGTCGTGATGCGCATTGGGCTCGACGCGCGCCTGGAGTTCATCAACCGGGTGCTCCCAGAATACGTTGGCGTACCGCTGATCGGCGCGAGCATCTACGAGTTTGCCCCGTTCTCGTACCACGAGGTCATGCGCGCGGCCTTCGAGCTTGCGATTCGGGAACGCCGCGCGACCTCGTTCGAGTCGGAGGCGATGGCCCCCGACGGCACTCGCGACTGGTACGCCAGCACCTTCGCTCCCATCTTGGATGGAGAAGAGCTGGTGGGCTTGGTGCTGATCGCCACCAACGTGACCCGCACGCGCCGCAACGAAGCCGACCTCAAGGACCGAGAGGCGCGGCTCACGCTCGCCCTCGAGGCCGGCAACGTCGGCATCTGGCGCTGGGACGCCGTGAGCGACGTCGTGCAGTGGGACGAGAACCTGTGCTCGATGTTCGGCGTGCTCAAGGAGGCGGCACCCCGGACGGAGGCGGAGTTCATGCGGCTGATTTCGCCCGACCAGGCCGGGCGCATGGCGGCCCACATCAAGCGCGCTCTGGAGTCGGGAAACTACCCCGATTTCGAGCTGCGCGTGGACTCTCCGGAGGGAACCCGCTGGATGATGATCAAGGGCGGCGCCATCACGGACGACAACGACCGTGTGACGGCGCTGCTTGGGGGAGTGATCGACATCACCGAGCGGCGGCGGTTCGAACGACGGGTAACGGAGGCCCAAAAGCTGGAAGCTGTGGGGCAACTGGCAGCCGGGGTCGCACACAACTTCAACAACGTGCTGACCTCCATCGTGCTGACGCTGGAGCGCGGAAGGCTGCATGGCTCGCAGGAAGATCGCGCGTTGATGGCCGACGCCTTGGAGTCGGCATTTCACGCTGCCGGTTTGGTGCGCGACCTGCTGGCCTTCTCCCGGGGTCGCAGCGCGGCACCCGTGCGACACGAGCCACTGGTGGCCGCAGTACGCCGCGCCATCGTGCTCGGAAAGAGGACCTTCGACCGTCGGATCACGCTCGAGCTGACGGGGCTCGATGCGCCATCGCTCACTCGCGTCGCCGTCGATGGCAGCGCGGTGGAGCAGCTGCTGATGAACCTCCTCTTGAACGCCCGGGACGCCGTCGATGGGCTCGAGGCGGAGCGCTGCCACATCGACGTGTCGTTGCGGCGTGTTGCTGCTTCCGAGCTGCCCCAGGCACCTCCCGATGCAACGGAGGACTTCGTCGAGCTCCGCGTCGAGGATCGGGGAGTCGGCATGAACGAGGCAACTCGCCTGCGTTGTTTCGAACCCTTCTTCACGACCAAGGAGGTTGGCAAGGGCACCGGCCTCGGCCTCTCCACGGCCTGGGCCGCAGTGACCGCCCTTGGCGGCTTCGTGGAGTGTGAGTCCCGCCCGGGCGTCGGCACGACCTTCAGCGTTTACCTACCGGCGAGCGCTCCGGCCGAAAGCCGCGCCGCGCCGCTCGCTGATGCACCGGAGGCGAAGGGTTCAAGACACACCGTCTTGGTCGTCGATGACGAACCCGCAGTGCGTCGTGTCTGCATCGCGGTGCTGGAGCAACACGGGTTCGTCGTGATCGGCGCGGCGTCCGGTGAAGAGGCCGTTCAGGTCGCGGCGACCCACGCCGTGGACGCGGTGTTGCTCGACTACAGCATGCCGGGGATGTCCGCCGAGGAGACCCTGAGGCGCCTGCGGCAACTTCGCCCCGCTCTGCCCATCGTGTCTCACAGCGGGCTCTCGGTGCTGCTGGAAGGCGCATCGAGCCACCTGGCCAAGCCGGCCACCGCCGAGGGCATCGTCGATGCGATCCGGCGGGCGCTCGACGCTGACCGCCCTTGA
- a CDS encoding TIGR04053 family radical SAM/SPASM domain-containing protein has product MPNRFVFDRAPARAYWETTKACDLACRHCRAEAAPHADPRELSNAQGKKLLERLAAFGDPLPHVVLTGGDPLKRDDLFELIAYAQSLGLAVSVSPSGTPLLTAEAIAQLKQAGVEAISLSLDGATPEHHDDIRQVPGCFARTLEAAKAAVDVDLMFQVNTLVAKETLADLEAIYPLVKSIGAARWSLFFLVTVGRGTVLNPISADECETLFQWLAGLPRGKGLPIVTTTEAPHYRRILLERVKARPKDAGGNGNGHGHGHPHGGEGPVPGLGIRDGNGIMFISSVGDVSPSGFLPLVAGNVKLEDPVEIYRSSQMFVALRRAESFEGRCGICEYRGPCGGSRSRALAATGSMLAEDPLCAYQPKVGAAHAHSQD; this is encoded by the coding sequence ATGCCGAATCGCTTCGTCTTCGATCGCGCACCCGCGCGCGCTTACTGGGAGACCACCAAGGCCTGTGATCTCGCGTGCCGTCACTGCCGCGCCGAGGCCGCACCGCACGCCGATCCGCGCGAGCTGTCGAACGCCCAAGGCAAGAAGCTCCTCGAGCGACTCGCCGCGTTCGGCGATCCGCTGCCGCATGTCGTGCTCACCGGTGGCGATCCCCTCAAGCGCGACGATCTATTCGAGCTCATTGCGTACGCCCAGTCTCTCGGGCTCGCGGTGTCCGTCTCTCCGAGCGGCACGCCGTTGCTCACCGCCGAGGCCATCGCCCAGTTGAAACAAGCGGGCGTCGAGGCGATCTCTCTCAGCCTCGATGGCGCCACGCCGGAGCACCACGACGACATCCGTCAGGTGCCCGGCTGCTTCGCGCGCACCCTCGAGGCAGCGAAGGCCGCGGTCGACGTCGACCTGATGTTCCAGGTCAACACGCTCGTGGCCAAGGAGACGCTGGCTGATCTCGAAGCCATCTATCCGCTCGTGAAGTCCATCGGCGCAGCGCGCTGGAGCCTGTTCTTCCTGGTCACCGTCGGACGCGGCACCGTCTTGAACCCGATCTCCGCCGACGAGTGTGAGACGTTGTTTCAGTGGCTGGCTGGTCTGCCGCGCGGCAAGGGTTTGCCCATCGTCACCACCACCGAGGCGCCGCACTACCGCCGCATCCTGCTCGAGCGCGTGAAGGCCCGACCCAAGGACGCAGGCGGCAACGGCAACGGCCACGGTCACGGTCACCCCCACGGTGGAGAAGGCCCAGTGCCCGGGCTCGGGATCCGCGACGGCAACGGCATCATGTTCATCTCCAGCGTCGGGGACGTCTCACCTTCGGGATTTCTGCCGCTCGTCGCGGGCAACGTGAAGCTCGAAGATCCAGTCGAAATCTATCGAAGCTCGCAGATGTTCGTGGCGCTGCGGCGCGCGGAGTCCTTCGAAGGGCGCTGCGGGATCTGTGAGTACCGCGGCCCTTGCGGCGGCTCGCGCTCCCGCGCCCTGGCTGCGACCGGCAGCATGCTCGCCGAAGATCCGTTGTGTGCGTATCAGCCGAAGGTCGGCGCAGCGCACGCCCACAGCCAAGATTGA
- a CDS encoding helix-turn-helix transcriptional regulator, producing the protein MPSRADIRASRQLDQVFGALSDHTRRALLARLASGPAKITDLAEPFDMSLPAVSKHLKVLERAGLVERNIDGRVHRCSLNAAPLADAEAWLDYYRGFWQQNLDALAQYLEGEDK; encoded by the coding sequence ATGCCGTCAAGGGCCGACATTCGCGCCAGCCGCCAGCTGGACCAGGTGTTCGGCGCGCTCTCGGATCACACGCGCCGCGCGCTGCTCGCGCGGTTGGCGAGTGGCCCCGCCAAGATCACCGATCTAGCCGAGCCTTTCGACATGTCGCTGCCGGCGGTGTCGAAGCACCTGAAGGTGCTGGAGCGTGCGGGCCTGGTGGAGCGGAACATCGACGGACGCGTACATCGCTGCTCGCTGAACGCGGCGCCGTTGGCCGACGCGGAGGCGTGGCTCGACTACTACCGGGGGTTCTGGCAGCAGAACCTCGACGCCTTGGCGCAGTACCTGGAGGGAGAAGACAAGTGA
- a CDS encoding NAD(P)-binding domain-containing protein, which produces MVDDRARTGKNRSRLTARPDESTRPSQRGIVPRMQKVAILGSGQVGEVLANGFLKHGYAAMRGSRDASKLADWKAKAGANASIGTFGEAAAFGELVVLAVKGSAAESVIDLAGPENLAGKLILDATNPIAAEPPEDGVIKFFTGPNESLMERLQKRAPKARLVKAFSCVGNAFMVDPDFGGTKPTMFICGNDATAKAEATKILESFGWETADMGTAAGARAVEPLCMLWCIPGLRGGGWTHAFKLLKK; this is translated from the coding sequence ATGGTGGACGATCGCGCGCGGACTGGGAAGAACCGATCGAGACTAACGGCGCGCCCGGATGAGTCGACTCGGCCTTCCCAGCGTGGCATCGTCCCTCGCATGCAGAAGGTTGCGATTCTCGGTTCGGGTCAGGTGGGCGAGGTTCTGGCGAACGGCTTCCTGAAACATGGCTACGCAGCGATGCGTGGTTCACGCGACGCGTCGAAGCTGGCCGACTGGAAGGCCAAGGCCGGCGCGAACGCGTCGATCGGGACCTTCGGAGAGGCGGCGGCCTTTGGTGAGCTCGTCGTCCTGGCAGTGAAGGGCAGCGCCGCGGAGTCGGTCATCGACCTCGCGGGGCCCGAGAACCTTGCTGGCAAGCTGATCCTCGATGCAACCAACCCCATCGCCGCCGAGCCGCCCGAAGATGGCGTCATCAAGTTCTTCACCGGCCCCAACGAGTCGCTGATGGAGCGGCTCCAGAAGCGCGCACCGAAGGCGCGCCTCGTCAAAGCGTTCTCCTGCGTCGGTAACGCGTTCATGGTCGATCCCGACTTCGGCGGTACGAAGCCGACGATGTTCATATGCGGCAACGACGCGACGGCCAAAGCCGAGGCCACGAAGATCCTCGAGTCGTTCGGCTGGGAGACCGCCGACATGGGCACCGCCGCCGGCGCCCGCGCAGTCGAACCCCTGTGCATGCTCTGGTGCATTCCGGGCCTGCGTGGTGGCGGCTGGACCCACGCGTTCAAGCTGCTGAAGAAGTGA
- the hydA gene encoding dihydropyrimidinase, with the protein MSILIKGGRVVTSADDYIADVFIDGEKVHTIGKDLAVKADEVIDAKGKLVIPGGIDPHTHLDMPFGGTNSADDFESGTIAAAFGGTTCLVDFAIQSKGESTLKGLDTWHAKAEGKATIDYGFHMIVTDMPDERLPEMQKLADAGVTSYKLFMAYPGVLYVDDGTLYRTFRQAGENRTRICMHAENGIVIDEIVKAAVKDGKLEPKYHSLTRPTRMEAEGVHRAIAIAEVADVPLHIVHLSCADALEQVKLGRMRGVDVQAETCPQYLFLDYSYYEKPDFEGAKWVMTPALREKWNQDVLWQGLRMGHLSLVATDHCPFCFKGQKELGRDSFTKIPNGAPGVENRMTLLYQGVLKGHYDLNRFVEISSTAAARTFGMFPKKGTIAVGSDADIVIFDPDKRVTISVNNPETHHMKVDYSAYEGFEVQGYPDTVLSRGRVIAERGKQRTRGGGRFIKRALAGELLR; encoded by the coding sequence ATGAGCATTTTGATCAAAGGTGGGCGCGTCGTGACCTCCGCCGACGACTACATCGCGGACGTGTTCATCGACGGCGAGAAGGTACACACCATCGGCAAGGACCTCGCGGTCAAGGCCGACGAGGTGATCGACGCCAAGGGCAAGCTCGTGATCCCGGGTGGCATCGACCCGCACACCCACCTGGACATGCCGTTCGGCGGTACGAACAGCGCGGACGACTTCGAGAGCGGCACCATCGCCGCGGCGTTCGGCGGCACCACGTGTCTGGTCGACTTCGCCATCCAGTCGAAGGGTGAGAGCACGCTGAAGGGCCTCGATACCTGGCATGCCAAGGCCGAGGGCAAGGCCACCATCGACTACGGCTTCCACATGATCGTCACCGACATGCCCGACGAGCGGCTGCCGGAGATGCAGAAGCTCGCTGATGCCGGTGTCACCTCGTACAAACTCTTCATGGCGTACCCCGGCGTGCTGTACGTCGACGACGGCACGCTCTATCGCACGTTCCGCCAGGCCGGTGAAAACAGGACCCGCATCTGCATGCACGCCGAGAACGGCATCGTCATCGACGAGATCGTCAAGGCGGCGGTGAAGGACGGCAAGCTCGAGCCGAAGTACCACTCACTGACCCGGCCGACGCGCATGGAAGCGGAGGGTGTGCACCGCGCGATTGCCATCGCCGAGGTCGCCGACGTTCCGCTGCACATCGTGCATCTGTCGTGCGCCGACGCGCTCGAGCAGGTGAAGCTCGGCCGCATGCGCGGCGTCGACGTGCAAGCCGAGACCTGCCCGCAGTACCTGTTCCTCGACTACAGCTATTACGAGAAGCCGGACTTCGAGGGCGCGAAATGGGTCATGACCCCGGCACTGCGCGAGAAGTGGAATCAGGACGTGCTGTGGCAAGGCCTGCGCATGGGGCACCTCTCGCTCGTCGCCACCGATCACTGTCCCTTCTGCTTCAAAGGCCAGAAGGAGCTCGGGCGCGACAGTTTCACCAAGATCCCGAACGGCGCGCCGGGCGTCGAGAACCGCATGACGCTGCTCTACCAGGGTGTGCTGAAGGGCCACTACGATCTGAACCGCTTCGTCGAGATCAGCTCCACCGCCGCCGCCCGCACCTTCGGCATGTTCCCGAAGAAGGGCACCATCGCCGTCGGCAGCGACGCGGACATCGTGATCTTCGACCCGGACAAACGCGTCACCATCAGCGTGAACAACCCCGAGACCCACCACATGAAGGTGGACTACAGCGCCTACGAGGGCTTCGAGGTGCAGGGGTATCCGGACACGGTGCTCTCCCGCGGCCGAGTCATTGCCGAGCGCGGCAAACAGCGCACGCGCGGCGGCGGTCGTTTCATCAAACGCGCGCTGGCCGGCGAGCTCTTGCGCTGA
- a CDS encoding collagen-like protein gives MKTTSCGIVLLGALGLLVAACSGSDGADGKAGPAGTAGPAGTAAGPTGPAGPAGPTGPAGPEGPAGTGADGGVPEGGLVTGCLSPCHGFTGIVEQWKTSTHYSTYISNLGGEEVATWTGASACGNCHAVDGIEQRVAGNVKYSGTAGPTGVAKGQLNYKNSTSSAIGEANYGGQAKVAQVGCITCHSVTAANDPHINGGLYQAGTFALRVPTGASDEGTIEKSSAVGTSDGTAAGKYGKGNACVWCHKSRKDVTNYVKATGNNLTSAYWGPHEGPQSDIFTGKGGYHYTGLTYDNSVHQGFANGCINCHMSPVASNQNIGNHSFYPQLSSCKQTGCHTTATSFDAFGNGALKKMEDGIQELRVALNTKGWLTRSEAAPYAVLTATELADREFKLDKVRSGSSGLTGDEAGALYNYLLLARGSASGIHNPKYSRQLIFDSIVGVGGTNTTYPTRP, from the coding sequence ATGAAGACGACCAGTTGCGGCATCGTACTATTGGGAGCACTGGGCTTATTGGTTGCGGCTTGCTCCGGCAGTGACGGCGCTGATGGCAAGGCGGGTCCCGCGGGAACCGCAGGCCCCGCAGGCACCGCGGCAGGACCGACTGGCCCAGCAGGACCCGCTGGCCCGACTGGACCAGCCGGACCGGAAGGACCCGCAGGCACCGGCGCGGACGGCGGCGTGCCCGAAGGCGGCCTCGTCACCGGTTGCCTTTCACCGTGTCACGGCTTCACGGGCATCGTGGAGCAGTGGAAGACGAGCACTCACTACTCCACGTACATCTCCAACCTCGGTGGTGAAGAAGTCGCCACCTGGACGGGAGCTTCGGCCTGCGGCAACTGCCACGCAGTCGATGGAATCGAACAGCGCGTCGCTGGCAACGTGAAGTACAGCGGCACCGCAGGCCCGACCGGCGTTGCCAAGGGTCAGCTCAACTACAAGAACAGCACCAGCAGCGCCATCGGCGAAGCCAACTACGGTGGCCAGGCGAAGGTCGCGCAGGTCGGCTGCATCACCTGTCACTCGGTCACCGCCGCCAACGATCCGCACATCAACGGTGGGCTGTATCAGGCTGGGACGTTTGCGCTGCGGGTTCCCACGGGCGCGAGCGACGAGGGCACCATCGAGAAGTCCTCGGCGGTGGGTACTTCCGACGGCACGGCTGCCGGCAAGTACGGCAAGGGCAATGCCTGTGTCTGGTGTCACAAGTCGCGCAAGGACGTGACGAACTACGTCAAGGCGACCGGCAACAACCTGACCAGCGCGTACTGGGGACCCCACGAGGGACCGCAGTCCGACATCTTCACCGGCAAGGGTGGCTACCACTACACGGGTCTGACGTACGACAACTCCGTGCACCAGGGTTTCGCCAACGGCTGCATCAACTGTCACATGTCGCCGGTCGCGTCGAACCAGAACATCGGCAACCACTCGTTCTACCCGCAGCTCAGCTCGTGCAAACAGACCGGCTGCCACACGACCGCCACCAGCTTCGACGCCTTCGGCAACGGCGCGCTCAAGAAGATGGAAGACGGCATTCAGGAGCTACGAGTGGCGCTCAACACCAAGGGCTGGCTGACCCGCAGCGAGGCAGCACCGTACGCGGTGCTGACCGCTACCGAGCTGGCGGACCGGGAGTTCAAGCTGGACAAGGTTCGCTCGGGCAGCAGCGGCCTCACCGGCGACGAAGCAGGCGCGCTCTACAACTACCTGCTCCTCGCCCGCGGTAGCGCCAGCGGCATCCACAACCCGAAGTACAGCCGCCAGCTGATCTTCGACTCGATCGTGGGCGTCGGCGGCACGAACACGACCTACCCAACACGCCCGTAA
- a CDS encoding nucleotide-binding protein: protein MTRIRLLPLGVALALAGCVDKKTPEASAEPASSAAPAASYSEVPRPAVGATPITISGTIVEKLSHPMYTYLLLDTGSAKEWAAVPTANVEVGQKVTVEQAMLMQGYHSAALKRDFDRVYFGTLSGAPRPALPSAGASDSATPHATPAPEQPARDIHVKKAPGADGKRVAEVIAQAAKLAGQTVSVRGVVVKAMPAILGKNWIHLQDGSGTAEAKTHDLTVTLPPDQAPKLGETVLVQGKVATDKDLGSGYRFKVLLEAERMQKEK, encoded by the coding sequence ATGACTCGCATCCGCTTGCTCCCGCTCGGTGTCGCGCTCGCATTGGCCGGGTGCGTGGACAAAAAAACCCCAGAAGCCAGCGCAGAACCGGCCTCTTCGGCCGCCCCCGCCGCGAGCTACAGCGAGGTGCCACGGCCGGCCGTCGGGGCGACGCCAATCACAATCAGCGGCACCATCGTCGAGAAGCTTTCGCATCCGATGTACACGTACCTGCTGCTCGATACCGGCAGCGCCAAGGAGTGGGCGGCCGTCCCGACCGCAAACGTGGAGGTCGGCCAGAAGGTGACGGTCGAGCAGGCGATGCTCATGCAGGGCTATCACAGCGCCGCGCTGAAACGAGACTTCGACCGGGTCTACTTCGGCACGTTGAGCGGCGCACCACGTCCCGCGTTGCCGTCCGCCGGAGCGTCGGACTCGGCGACACCGCACGCGACCCCTGCGCCGGAGCAACCGGCGCGAGACATTCACGTCAAGAAGGCTCCTGGAGCGGACGGCAAGCGCGTGGCGGAGGTCATCGCGCAGGCTGCGAAGCTCGCGGGCCAGACCGTGTCCGTGCGCGGCGTGGTGGTCAAAGCCATGCCGGCGATCTTGGGCAAGAACTGGATCCACCTTCAGGATGGAAGCGGCACGGCCGAGGCAAAGACCCACGACCTCACGGTGACGCTGCCGCCTGATCAGGCTCCCAAGCTCGGCGAAACGGTCCTCGTCCAGGGCAAAGTTGCGACGGACAAGGATCTCGGCAGCGGCTACCGGTTCAAGGTGCTGCTCGAGGCGGAGCGGATGCAGAAAGAGAAGTAG
- a CDS encoding SRPBCC domain-containing protein — translation MTETRSSSAEVEALTLVVRRTLSAPPKRVFEAWTRAELLQKWWGPGQVTCPEAEVDLRVGGSYRIANRFPDGRVMWIHGVFEQIEAPKKLVYTWGLGDAPSSERVTVQFEERSADGTEVIITHERITSHEARVQHEHGWFGCLDGLETLVGGG, via the coding sequence GTGACCGAAACGAGATCATCGTCAGCCGAGGTCGAAGCTCTGACCCTGGTCGTGCGGCGCACGCTCAGCGCGCCTCCCAAGCGGGTCTTCGAGGCGTGGACGCGGGCCGAGCTGCTCCAGAAGTGGTGGGGGCCGGGCCAGGTGACCTGCCCCGAGGCGGAGGTCGACCTCCGCGTCGGCGGCAGCTATCGCATTGCCAACCGCTTCCCCGACGGCAGGGTGATGTGGATTCACGGCGTGTTCGAGCAGATCGAGGCACCCAAAAAGCTCGTCTACACCTGGGGCCTGGGGGATGCCCCGAGCAGCGAGCGCGTCACCGTTCAGTTCGAGGAGCGCAGCGCCGACGGTACCGAGGTGATCATCACTCACGAACGCATCACCAGCCACGAAGCGCGGGTGCAGCATGAGCACGGGTGGTTCGGCTGTCTGGACGGTTTGGAGACGCTGGTCGGCGGGGGCTGA